CCTGCTGCTTGCCCTTCAGTATTCCCACTTTTGATACTCTTCATGTTCATATTTCATTGTTTCATACAACCAAACCATGCGGTCCAAGTACCAACTTTTTCCAAGGTAGGCCAACGCAGTGCCAAGGATTGCACCCCAAACGGAATAGTAGACAATGGCCCAAATCGCCAGCGCCATACCGATGGAAGAAATTGTATTGAGAATGCCAATCAAGGGGGTTTTATGAATCTCTGGAATGTCAACCTGATCTCTATTGAGATAAACTCTCTCGCCCAATACAGATTTTGAGGCCCAATTCTTAGTGGATTTAGGCTTATTGAAAAACACAGGATTAAAAAACATCCAGAGAATGGACACGATTCCTGGGACTAAACACCACCAGCCGATCCAAACGCGACTCCAAAATCCGATCACAATCAAGGGAAGGACGGAATATCTTGTCCAGACACTCCACGGATTGGAATGTTTCATCCAATTCTCGTCGGTCAAACGGAAGGCCTTTGCTACTGTTCGTTCTAGAGTCAT
This genomic window from Pelobacter seleniigenes DSM 18267 contains:
- a CDS encoding DUF6653 family protein, with product MTLERTVAKAFRLTDENWMKHSNPWSVWTRYSVLPLIVIGFWSRVWIGWWCLVPGIVSILWMFFNPVFFNKPKSTKNWASKSVLGERVYLNRDQVDIPEIHKTPLIGILNTISSIGMALAIWAIVYYSVWGAILGTALAYLGKSWYLDRMVWLYETMKYEHEEYQKWEY